The Myxococcales bacterium genome contains the following window.
CCGGCGGAGAAGTACTCGCACGAGGTGCGCCGGGTGGTCGCCGAGGAGAGCGCGCGGTCGTCGTTCGACGAGGTGGTGGCGGCGATCCAGAAGTACAGCGGCGCCAAGGTGCCGAAGCGACAGACCGAGGAGCTGGCGGTCCGCGCGGCGCGTGACTTCGACGAGTTCTACCGAGCTCGGCTGTGCGCGCCCGAGGACACCGACCACCTGCTGGTCCTGAGCTTCGACGGGAAGGGCATCGCGATGCGCCACGACAGCCTGCGGGCGGCGACCCGCCAGGCCGCCGAGGCGACGCCGCGGCGCCTGCACACGCCTCACCAAGGGCGAGAAGCCGAACCGCAAGCGGATGGCCGAGGTCGCGGCGGTGTACACGATCGCGCCGTGGCCGCGCGTGGTCGCCGACGTGCTGCACGGCGCGCACGCGAAGCGCACCGACCGGCCGCGCCCGATCCACAAGCGGGTGTGGGCCAGCGTCGAGCACGGCGCGCAGCAGGTGAATCGACGACGCGTCGCCGAGGCGCGCCGCCGCGATCCCGAGCAGCGCCGCCGCTGGGTCGTGCCTCGTCGACGGCAGCCCGATCAGCTGCGGCGCATCAAGCGCGCGCGCGCGCGGCCGGCGTCGCGATCACCATCGTGCTCGATCTGGTCCACGTCCTCGAGTACCTGTGGCGCGCCGCCCACGCCTTCCATCCCGGCGACCACGCCGACGATCAGGTCGCGGCCGAGCGCTGGGTCGAGTGCCGCCTGCTCCGCCCTGCTCGCCGGCCGCAGCGGCGGCGAGATCGCCAAGAGCCTGCGCCTGATGCTCACGACCCACACCCTCGACGCCAGGCGACGCGCGCCGTCGAGCGCGCCGCCAGCTACCTCGTCAGGCACACGCGCTTCCTCCACTACGACCGCGCGATCGACGCCGGGCTGCCGATCGCCACCGGCGTGATCGGCGAGGGCGCGTGCCGCCACCTCGTCCAGGATCGCATGGCCGCACCGGCGCGCGGCGGTCGCTGGCCGGCGCCGAGGCCGTCCTGCGGCTGCGCGCGCTGCGCGCCAGTGGCGACTTCGACGACTACTGGCACTTTCACCTCGCGAAGGAGCACGAGCGCAACCACCAGTCACGCCATGCCGACGGCGACGTCCCTCGCGGCGCTGCCCCCGCTGCCGCCGCGCCGCCCCACCTCTCCTCGTCGAGGGATCCGAATTGCCCCCGTCGACGACCGCTCCAGAAGAGCCGCACCCATCGGAATTGCTCCCGTCGACGACCGCTCCGGAAGAGCGCACCCTTCAGAGTTGACCCTGACGCGTCATCTTGAGCCCCATTCGATAGATGTCCGGGACTCTGAATCTGATGGGGTCGGTGTCAGTTCCCATACACTGACAACAAGCCAACTTCTCTTCCGAGCGCGACCGACTCCCTAACGTCATCGAGTTCTACGGCGCGGACCGGAGTCCTCCCAGCTTGGGTGAGCTTGGCTTGCAGTGACTCAAGTTCAACAAATTCCTCGAGGAGTGCCCAATGGCTTGCTCGGACACCTGGTCGAGAGATTCCATTAGGCGGGGGGCGAAGTAACCGATCTGTCATATGCCGTGGCGGCCGGGGAGTGCGTCTTTCCTCATTCTACAGCGTGCTGAAAGAGCTGCAGGAGAAATCTCGGACTGTGATCGTTGTTGGCGTCCGCAAGGGCGATTCCATACCCAATTAGATGTATAGGCAGTGTTGCCACCCTTCATGCGCTCGCCGACGAGCGCTCCCCCAGACGCGATAGGTGGCTTCATTGTTCCCTGGGCTGTTCTCGGCTGGAGCTTTGACATCGGAGGCCTGGAGTGCGCGCTTGAAGGACCGTGATTGAAGGGCCTGTCGCAGTGCAATCTTGAGGTAGTCTGCCTGGGTGTCCCAGGCGAGACGAACCGATTTGCCGAACAGGTGGCTCTTGTTCTCAAATCGGAGCTTTCGCCAGATGTCGTCGCGAAGCAGAATCTTAAAGCGCAGATTGATGAGGCGATCGGAGCGGTCGGTGAGGAGGGTGAGTGGTCCTTCGACTGCCCGCGCCCGGCGCTCGCGCTCGACTTGCGTGCCTCCAAGCCAGTGTCCAATCCGTCGACCACCAGCAGGTATGTCTTTGCGACGAGTTTGTCCATCTCTTGGAGCCATACGCCAGCGATCAGTGATCCATTGGGGACGTCGAGGATGGCTTGGATGGCATCCAGTAGTTCCATTTCCGGATCCGATGGGCGTAAGCGGTACACGGACCGCGAGACGGCGGCAGGCCGGGCTCGAGGTTGCGTCGAAGAAGTTCCTGCGGCATGCGATGCACACGTGCCTGAATTCGCGCCACTCGAACTTGCCGGTAGCGAGCATGTGCGGCGCTTCTGAATCCGTCGGCTGTCGGGTGCCACTGTTCCTTGAGCTTCGCTGGCGCGAGAATCGAGATCGCATAGTGGCGCTTCAAGGAGCATGCGGAAGATCGCGGTCTTGCCTGTGCCTTTGCGCCCGATGACGAGTGGGTGTGGTAGGTAGGAGCGCCTTCGTGACGAGGTCAGTCTCGACGAACGTGTCGACCAGGTTGCTCTTGTTCCGTTCTTCGGCAGTGCCGCCGGGAAAATGAAGCTCGGAGAGTATTGCCGCCTTCAGCGCCGGGATGCTGGAGTCAGTCGACTCGGCCTCATCGGGCGACGGGATGAAGCGCTGAATCCAGTCCGCGATAGGCTCGTATGGCTTCCAAGTGTCGCGGTCATCGAAGACGGTGTCGGATGCTGCGAGGGACTCCTGGTACGGAACGAAGTGCACAAGCTCGGATTCGTCCCAGTGGCTGGGCCGCGCCGAGGCGGCGCCTAGCCATCGGTGTATCCACTCGGCGGCTCTGTGTTGATAGCGCTGTACGACCTCTGGTGTCTTACTGGCGGGGATCGGTGAAACAATGAACCTTGGCTCGGGCGCAAAAGACCGTGCTGGGGTGCTTCTTCTGGTTCGAGATGAGAGTAGGGCGCTTACGAGCGCCGCGGTGCCCTTCTCGGATTGAGGGTGCGGGAAGAATGCAATGCACGCTATGTCGGCGAGATCGAACAGTAGCGGGCCGCTCAGTCGTGTGATACCGGTTCGTGAATCGAGCAGGACCGTGTCTGGCAGGAACGGGAGGCTTGTTCCTAGTAGGTCGATCAGCGTTCGCAGCGGGTTGTTGTCTTCACGGTACCAGGCTTCAGGGTCGATGAGGCTAAGTTGACGAGCGTAGTTTGCCGAAGGCATGCCTGCTGGAAGGCAGTAGAGTTCCACGTCTTCAGATACGCGAATGAGATGTCGCGAGATGTCGGGAATGTCGTCCTGCTCCATGTCGAGAAGTAGGCGGACTACGCCCTGGTGGCCGTGACCTCATCTTCTCGGCCAAATAGCGCCGCGAGACCAGGTGCCTCGAGATCGAGGTCAACGCACACAACGCGCTTGCCACGCGAGGCGAGAATGTGTGCCGTGTAGGCGAGGGCGGTGGAGCGGCCGACGCCGCCGCGGAGAGAGTAGAACGTTGCGACAATCGGTAGGGCGAGGTCGTCGTCCAATTCGGATGGAAACGTAGCTCGAGCCAGGGGCGCCATATTCGCTCGCGCGAGCGACTCGGGCCAGAGGGGTAACTGCTCCGTTGAAGACACCGCCGGCAGAGAGCCAGCCCAGTCGCGCTCGGCGCGGGTCAGCGCGTCGAACGCCTGAATGGTCTCGGCCGCAACATGTTTGAGCGCGAGCGATCGTCGTTGGTCAGGCGGGAGCGATGCGAAGTCGCCGGAGACCACGATGACGCGCCAGCCAAGATACGGATCTTCCTGACGCGCACCTCGTCCGGAACGATGTTTGCCTCCGCGAGCGCGGATTGGATGAGTTGTTTCACAGCGTCGGCGTTCATCGGTGTCGGCCTCGTCTCGCGCGTGTCTGAAGCCAGCCGGCTAGCTCTTGTGCTCCGGCAAGCAAATCGCTTGTGGGGATATGTGAAACGATGGACGTGGACGTCTCGTACCGGATATCCGTCGACCACTGCTCAATGAAGAAGCTTTGCCCGATTGGAATTGTGAAGGTCGCTTAGTCGGAAGCCGGCGGCCTCCCATAGGCCTCTTAAGTTGTGGCCAGCTTGGCCGCTGGTGGGGAATGGCTGCTTGAGCGCTCTGAGGACGGCCTTGAGGCTGCACTCCAGTGCATATCCGATAAGGTACACTTGC
Protein-coding sequences here:
- a CDS encoding P-loop NTPase, which translates into the protein MAPLARATFPSELDDDLALPIVATFYSLRGGVGRSTALAYTAHILASRGKRVVCVDLDLEAPGLAALFGREDEVTATRA